In one Arenibacter antarcticus genomic region, the following are encoded:
- a CDS encoding sigma-70 family RNA polymerase sigma factor has translation MTKDLEHQFVTELQHNQNIVHKVCTLYTNDRDSHNDLFQEITIQLWKAYPKFRGDSKFSTWMYRVALNTAITLYRKSKKSIPTQDYESVIFKISADEYDPREEQQLKLLYNAVKELGDIDKALVFLYLEDKNYTEIAETLGISEVNARVKMNRIKNKLRTILNP, from the coding sequence GTGACCAAAGACCTGGAGCATCAATTTGTAACAGAATTACAACACAATCAGAATATTGTGCACAAAGTATGCACTTTGTACACGAATGATCGGGATTCCCATAACGATTTGTTTCAAGAAATAACGATTCAATTATGGAAAGCCTATCCAAAGTTTAGGGGAGACTCCAAGTTTAGCACTTGGATGTACAGGGTGGCGCTAAACACTGCGATCACCCTGTATAGAAAATCAAAAAAAAGTATTCCTACTCAGGACTATGAATCGGTCATTTTTAAAATTAGTGCGGACGAATACGACCCAAGAGAAGAGCAGCAGCTAAAATTACTGTACAATGCGGTAAAAGAACTGGGAGATATAGATAAAGCTCTGGTATTCCTTTATTTGGAGGATAAAAACTATACCGAAATTGCGGAAACATTAGGTATTTCCGAAGTAAATGCACGTGTGAAAATGAATAGAATAAAAAATAAATTGCGAACAATTTTAAATCCCTAA
- a CDS encoding amidohydrolase, which yields MQKQGFALILLLLSFLSLEAQVYKNDVIKQLDKKSDSYGGIAQEIWNLAEMGYLEEKSSALLQKTLSDEGFTIQQGVAGIPTAFIAEYGSGKPIIAVLGEYDALPGLSQQAIPEKKLANKEAGHACGHHLFGTASAAAAIEAKNWLEKNKSKGTIRFYGCPAEEGGSGKVYMVREGLFNDVDIALHWHPSAQNSASAGAALANKSAKFRFYGISSHAAAAPEKGRSALDGVEAMNYMVNMMREHVPEQARIHYVITEGGKAPNVVPDYAEVYYYARHTKRDVVIDIFERIRKAAEGAALGTGTTMDFEMIGGTHELLPNLTLQKLMYDNLTQVGGFNYDTAESIFADKISKTLGNNTTNLATVKNIKPYKTEAVAFGSTDVGDVSFTVPTVGMRAATWVPGTSAHSWQAVAAGGTSIGNKGMMVAAKTLALTAIDLFKNKDLIEKAKLEFLEKRGPNFKYTPLLGDRSPALDYRK from the coding sequence ATGCAAAAACAAGGTTTCGCCCTAATCCTTTTACTCCTTTCCTTTCTTAGTTTGGAGGCGCAAGTATATAAGAATGATGTCATTAAACAGTTAGATAAAAAGAGCGACTCCTATGGAGGTATCGCACAAGAAATCTGGAATCTCGCCGAAATGGGATATTTGGAAGAAAAGAGTTCAGCATTACTTCAAAAAACGCTATCGGACGAGGGATTTACCATACAACAAGGCGTTGCGGGAATTCCCACTGCTTTTATTGCGGAATATGGTTCCGGAAAACCAATTATTGCAGTACTTGGGGAGTATGATGCCTTACCGGGACTTTCCCAACAAGCAATACCAGAAAAAAAATTGGCGAATAAGGAGGCAGGACATGCCTGTGGACACCATTTATTTGGCACTGCCTCAGCCGCAGCAGCCATAGAGGCCAAGAACTGGCTGGAGAAGAACAAGAGCAAGGGCACCATTCGTTTTTATGGATGTCCAGCTGAGGAAGGCGGGTCTGGAAAGGTCTATATGGTACGCGAAGGCCTATTTAATGATGTAGATATTGCCTTGCATTGGCATCCCAGCGCACAAAATTCGGCAAGCGCCGGAGCTGCCTTGGCCAACAAATCGGCAAAATTCCGCTTTTACGGGATCTCTTCCCATGCTGCGGCGGCACCCGAGAAAGGAAGATCGGCCCTAGATGGTGTAGAAGCCATGAACTATATGGTAAATATGATGCGGGAGCATGTACCAGAGCAAGCTAGGATCCATTATGTGATTACAGAAGGCGGTAAGGCCCCTAATGTAGTTCCGGATTATGCAGAAGTATACTACTATGCACGTCATACTAAAAGAGATGTAGTTATCGATATTTTTGAACGAATCCGTAAAGCTGCAGAAGGAGCTGCCCTAGGTACGGGAACAACAATGGATTTTGAAATGATAGGGGGCACTCACGAACTACTCCCGAATTTAACCCTACAAAAATTGATGTATGATAATTTAACTCAGGTAGGCGGATTTAACTATGACACAGCGGAAAGTATTTTTGCTGATAAAATTTCCAAAACATTAGGGAACAACACCACCAACTTGGCAACCGTAAAAAATATTAAACCCTACAAAACTGAAGCAGTAGCATTTGGTTCCACAGATGTTGGTGATGTTAGTTTTACAGTCCCTACTGTGGGAATGAGAGCAGCAACATGGGTACCCGGAACTTCCGCACACAGTTGGCAGGCAGTAGCAGCCGGAGGAACCAGTATAGGTAACAAAGGGATGATGGTGGCAGCAAAAACCCTAGCACTGACGGCAATTGACCTGTTTAAAAATAAAGATCTTATTGAGAAGGCCAAATTAGAATTTCTAGAAAAAAGAGGTCCTAATTTTAAATATACTCCCCTCTTGGGAGACCGGTCCCCGGCACTGGACTATAGAAAATAG
- a CDS encoding NAD(P)/FAD-dependent oxidoreductase produces the protein MNIPKSSFPRIIIVGGGFAGIALAKKLSKKEVQVVLIDKHNYHTFQPLLYQVSTGGLEPDSIAYPIRKVLKDFPNFIFRLAKVTEILTSENIINTNIGILEYDYLVIAAGSKTNYYGNKEIAVNSMAMKSIPQSLNLRSLILENFEQALLTDNYHERNALMNFMIVGAGPTGVELAGALAEIKKGILPKDYPDLDTRRVQINLIQSNSRVLKEMSEEASEKAEEFLEELGVHIWKNMRVTGYDGKTVTTNTEEIFEAATLVWAAGVKGVKMKGLDAKELLAGGNRIIVNQYNQVKGYDNIFAIGDIASMQLKDLPNGHPMMAQPAIQQGENLGENLVRLLENKPLNPFVYKDKGSMATIGRNKAVVDLKKFKFQGVFAWFVWMYVHLFFLIGFRNRIVVFVNWVYNYIRFDREARLIIRPFKRNYDAFKN, from the coding sequence ATGAATATTCCAAAGTCAAGTTTTCCCAGAATTATTATTGTTGGTGGTGGATTCGCTGGAATTGCACTAGCCAAAAAATTAAGTAAAAAAGAGGTGCAGGTGGTGTTAATAGACAAGCATAACTACCATACTTTTCAACCTTTGTTATATCAGGTTTCAACGGGAGGTTTGGAGCCAGATTCCATTGCCTATCCCATAAGAAAGGTCTTGAAGGACTTCCCTAATTTTATTTTTAGACTTGCTAAGGTCACTGAAATTTTGACTTCGGAAAATATCATTAATACCAACATTGGAATTCTCGAATATGATTATTTGGTGATCGCTGCTGGTTCTAAAACCAATTACTATGGCAATAAAGAAATTGCAGTCAATAGTATGGCGATGAAATCCATTCCTCAATCCCTTAACCTGAGAAGTTTAATATTGGAGAATTTTGAGCAAGCATTACTGACCGATAATTACCACGAAAGGAATGCCCTAATGAACTTTATGATTGTAGGTGCTGGCCCTACGGGGGTGGAACTGGCTGGAGCCTTAGCAGAGATAAAGAAAGGAATTTTACCCAAGGATTATCCCGATTTAGATACGAGGAGGGTTCAAATTAACCTCATACAATCTAACAGTCGAGTTTTAAAGGAGATGAGCGAAGAGGCATCGGAAAAGGCAGAGGAATTTTTGGAAGAGCTTGGCGTCCATATTTGGAAAAATATGAGGGTTACTGGCTATGATGGGAAAACGGTAACTACCAATACAGAAGAAATCTTTGAAGCGGCTACCCTGGTCTGGGCGGCAGGGGTTAAAGGGGTTAAAATGAAAGGGCTAGATGCCAAAGAGTTGCTTGCAGGAGGGAATAGGATAATAGTGAACCAATACAATCAGGTTAAAGGGTATGATAATATTTTCGCCATAGGCGATATTGCCAGCATGCAGTTGAAAGACTTGCCAAATGGACACCCTATGATGGCACAACCTGCCATTCAACAAGGAGAAAATCTTGGTGAAAACTTGGTGCGTTTGTTGGAAAACAAACCTTTAAATCCGTTTGTTTATAAAGACAAAGGAAGTATGGCTACTATTGGGCGGAACAAGGCAGTAGTTGATCTGAAGAAATTTAAATTTCAAGGTGTTTTCGCCTGGTTTGTGTGGATGTACGTACACCTGTTCTTTCTAATCGGATTTAGAAATAGAATCGTGGTATTTGTAAACTGGGTATATAATTATATACGCTTTGATAGGGAAGCGCGATTGATTATCCGGCCATTTAAAAGGAATTATGATGCCTTTAAAAATTAA
- the xerD gene encoding site-specific tyrosine recombinase XerD, producing the protein MNWEHALKDYQHYLNIERGLSKNSIKSYVLDLEKLVHFLNSKNLTDSPIAISKGTVQRFIYELAQQVNPRSQARTISGLKSFFNYLIFEDYRQDNPMELIESPKVGRKLPDTLSETEINNLIGAIDLSKPEGERNRAILETLYGCGLRVSELLDLTLSDLYFEEDFIKVTGKGDKQRFVPISKINKKYIDIYRKEIRVHMPIQKGSEDILFLNRRGRKLTRAMIFTIIKQLAEKISLKKTISPHTFRHSFATHLLQNGADLRAIQQMLGHESITTTEVYMHIDRVHLGEVMQKYHPRKIDPEEQSPQ; encoded by the coding sequence ATGAATTGGGAACATGCATTAAAAGACTACCAGCACTACTTAAATATAGAACGGGGATTGTCCAAGAACTCTATTAAAAGTTATGTTTTGGATTTGGAAAAACTTGTACATTTTTTGAACTCTAAGAACCTAACCGACAGCCCCATAGCGATATCAAAGGGCACCGTACAGCGATTTATCTATGAACTGGCGCAGCAGGTAAATCCCAGGTCACAGGCCCGTACCATCTCGGGGCTAAAAAGTTTCTTCAACTACTTGATCTTTGAGGACTACAGGCAAGACAATCCCATGGAACTTATAGAATCACCAAAAGTGGGCCGAAAATTACCGGATACCCTTTCAGAAACGGAAATTAACAACTTAATTGGGGCCATAGACCTTTCTAAACCGGAGGGGGAGCGCAATAGGGCTATCCTGGAAACCCTTTATGGCTGTGGATTACGGGTTTCGGAACTATTGGACCTAACGTTATCCGATCTTTATTTTGAGGAAGATTTTATAAAAGTAACTGGAAAAGGAGACAAACAGCGCTTTGTTCCCATTAGTAAAATCAATAAAAAATACATCGATATTTACCGAAAGGAAATACGGGTTCACATGCCTATCCAAAAGGGTTCGGAAGACATTTTATTTTTAAATAGACGGGGGAGGAAGTTAACTCGCGCCATGATATTCACTATAATTAAACAACTGGCAGAAAAGATATCGTTAAAAAAAACCATTAGTCCACACACCTTTAGACATTCCTTTGCCACGCATTTGTTGCAGAATGGGGCCGATTTAAGGGCCATACAACAGATGTTGGGGCACGAAAGTATAACTACCACGGAAGTGTACATGCACATAGACAGGGTGCATTTAGGAGAGGTAATGCAGAAATACCACCCCCGTAAAATAGATCCAGAAGAACAGAGTCCCCAATAA
- a CDS encoding outer membrane beta-barrel protein, whose protein sequence is MKRIFVVIVLALFGFNVHAQEGFKAGANIGLPVGDAADLSSFSIGLDVVYHWEVSDTFVAGIASGFTNAISKEIAGIKFDDIQFLPVAASGRIAAGEDFSLGADLGYAIGINDGNDGGFYYRPLVGYRVGSDMELNVSYTGISLDGGSWSTINLGVLFTL, encoded by the coding sequence ATGAAAAGAATTTTTGTGGTTATCGTTTTGGCATTGTTTGGATTTAATGTACACGCCCAAGAAGGTTTTAAGGCAGGAGCAAATATTGGATTACCGGTAGGTGATGCAGCAGATCTTTCTAGCTTTAGTATTGGTTTAGATGTCGTTTATCATTGGGAAGTTTCCGATACTTTTGTTGCTGGTATAGCCTCTGGGTTTACCAACGCGATAAGCAAGGAAATTGCTGGTATTAAGTTTGATGATATTCAATTCCTACCAGTAGCTGCATCAGGACGCATTGCAGCTGGAGAAGACTTTTCTCTTGGTGCCGACCTTGGATATGCTATTGGTATCAACGACGGAAATGACGGTGGATTCTACTACCGACCTTTGGTGGGGTACAGGGTTGGATCGGATATGGAACTAAATGTTTCTTATACTGGAATTAGCTTGGATGGAGGATCATGGTCCACAATTAATCTAGGTGTCTTGTTTACTCTTTAA
- the aroQ gene encoding type II 3-dehydroquinate dehydratase: MKIIIINGPNLNLLGKREPEVYGKTTFEDYFADLQFKFQEVQLEYFQSNSEGDIISKLHDCGFEDYEGIVLNAGAYTHTSIGIGDAIKGINTPVVEVHISNTFAREKFRHVSYISPVAKGVVLGFGLKSYDLAIRSFLEK, from the coding sequence ATGAAGATTATAATAATAAACGGTCCCAATCTTAACCTTTTGGGAAAAAGGGAGCCAGAGGTTTATGGCAAAACAACTTTTGAGGATTATTTTGCCGATTTACAGTTTAAATTTCAGGAAGTTCAGCTGGAGTATTTTCAATCCAATTCGGAGGGCGATATTATTTCCAAGTTGCACGATTGTGGTTTTGAGGACTATGAAGGTATTGTTCTCAATGCAGGGGCTTATACACACACTTCAATAGGTATTGGGGATGCAATTAAGGGAATTAACACTCCAGTCGTTGAGGTGCACATCAGCAATACTTTCGCACGCGAAAAATTTAGGCATGTATCTTATATTTCGCCAGTAGCTAAGGGTGTAGTCCTGGGTTTTGGCCTAAAAAGTTACGATTTGGCCATAAGGAGCTTTTTGGAGAAGTAA
- a CDS encoding DUF3817 domain-containing protein: MLKAFRITAILEGVSYLMLFGLGMPLKYLAQMPEPNIYIGYAHGFLFIAYVALAALLTLERKWGFKMFTILFIASLLPFGTFYIDKKYLKPMMAVG, encoded by the coding sequence ATGTTAAAAGCTTTTCGTATTACTGCAATTCTTGAAGGAGTTTCCTATCTGATGCTATTTGGCCTGGGAATGCCATTAAAATATTTGGCACAAATGCCAGAACCCAATATTTATATTGGTTATGCCCATGGATTCCTCTTTATCGCCTATGTAGCTTTGGCTGCACTATTGACTTTAGAACGCAAATGGGGCTTCAAAATGTTCACCATTCTTTTCATCGCCTCCTTACTTCCTTTTGGTACTTTCTACATAGATAAGAAATACTTAAAGCCAATGATGGCTGTGGGGTAG
- the lpdA gene encoding dihydrolipoyl dehydrogenase has protein sequence MSNFDIIVLGSGPGGYVTAIRASQLGFKTAIIEKENLGGVCLNWGCIPTKALLKSAQVFEYLQHASDYGLKAEGVDKDFDAVVKRSRNVADGMSKGVQFLMKKNKIEVINGFGTLKPGKKVSVKSADGKETEYSASNIIIATGARSRELPSLPQDGKKIIGYREAMTLDHQPKKMLVVGSGAIGIEFAYFYNAMGSDVTVVEFLPNVVPVEDEEVSKQLERSLKKAGIKIMTSAEVTKVDTSGDGVKATVKTAKGEEILEADIVLSAVGIKSNIENIGLEEVGIAIDKDKILVNDYYQTNIPGYYAIGDIVPGQALAHVASAEGILCVEKLADLNVAPLDYGNIPGCTYCSPEIASVGLTEKQAIEKGYEIKVGKFPFSASGKAAAIGAKDGFVKVIFDAKYGEWLGCHMIGAGVTDMIAEAVVARKLETTGHEILKSVHPHPTMSEAVMEAVADAYGEVIHL, from the coding sequence ATGAGCAATTTCGATATTATTGTATTAGGTAGTGGCCCTGGTGGTTATGTAACCGCTATTAGAGCTTCCCAATTAGGATTTAAGACTGCCATTATAGAAAAGGAAAACCTAGGCGGTGTATGTTTAAATTGGGGATGTATCCCTACCAAGGCGCTATTGAAATCGGCTCAGGTTTTTGAGTACCTACAGCACGCAAGTGATTATGGACTAAAAGCTGAAGGAGTTGACAAGGATTTTGATGCTGTTGTGAAAAGGAGTCGCAATGTCGCTGACGGCATGAGCAAGGGAGTCCAGTTTTTGATGAAAAAGAACAAAATTGAGGTCATCAACGGTTTCGGCACCCTGAAACCGGGAAAAAAAGTTAGTGTTAAGTCCGCCGATGGAAAAGAGACGGAATATTCCGCCAGCAATATAATCATCGCCACTGGTGCAAGAAGTAGGGAACTTCCCAGTTTGCCACAGGACGGTAAAAAAATAATTGGTTATCGTGAAGCCATGACCTTGGACCACCAGCCCAAAAAAATGTTAGTAGTAGGTAGCGGTGCCATAGGAATAGAATTTGCCTATTTCTACAATGCTATGGGAAGCGATGTTACCGTGGTAGAGTTCCTTCCTAATGTGGTTCCCGTAGAAGATGAGGAAGTGTCCAAGCAATTGGAGCGCAGCCTTAAAAAAGCAGGTATCAAAATCATGACTTCTGCTGAAGTTACTAAAGTGGACACTTCCGGTGATGGTGTAAAAGCGACAGTGAAAACCGCAAAAGGAGAAGAAATATTGGAAGCGGATATCGTTCTTTCCGCTGTTGGAATTAAATCCAATATAGAAAACATTGGCTTGGAAGAAGTAGGGATTGCTATCGATAAGGATAAAATCCTTGTCAACGACTACTACCAGACCAACATCCCAGGCTACTACGCCATTGGAGATATTGTCCCAGGACAGGCTTTGGCACATGTTGCTTCTGCTGAAGGAATTCTTTGTGTGGAGAAATTAGCGGATTTAAATGTAGCGCCTTTGGACTACGGAAATATCCCCGGATGCACCTATTGTTCCCCAGAGATTGCCTCTGTTGGCCTTACAGAAAAACAGGCCATTGAAAAAGGATACGAAATTAAGGTTGGTAAATTTCCTTTCTCCGCTAGTGGAAAAGCTGCCGCCATAGGAGCAAAGGACGGATTTGTAAAAGTAATTTTCGATGCAAAATACGGGGAATGGCTGGGATGTCATATGATCGGTGCCGGGGTAACGGATATGATCGCCGAAGCAGTAGTGGCTAGAAAATTAGAAACCACAGGGCATGAGATCTTAAAATCTGTACACCCCCACCCTACCATGAGTGAAGCCGTTATGGAAGCAGTAGCCGATGCTTACGGAGAAGTTATCCATTTATAA
- the msrB gene encoding peptide-methionine (R)-S-oxide reductase MsrB translates to MKRILLAFCLIFIGCKGTSQEKEASKAETAPKQENFKVTKSETEWREQLTDMEFYVLRKAGTENAGSSELLHIKQKGVYACAACGTELFKSEYKFDSGTGWPSFDREIKGNVAFNVDYKIGFKRTEEHCATCGGHLGHVFDDGPNETTGKRHCVNGAALKFIPAK, encoded by the coding sequence ATGAAAAGAATATTATTAGCTTTTTGCCTAATTTTTATTGGATGTAAGGGAACCTCCCAAGAAAAGGAAGCGTCCAAAGCGGAAACAGCCCCAAAACAGGAAAACTTTAAGGTCACCAAGTCCGAAACCGAATGGCGGGAACAACTTACCGATATGGAGTTTTATGTACTGCGAAAGGCAGGTACCGAAAATGCTGGATCTAGTGAATTGTTGCACATCAAGCAAAAAGGAGTCTACGCCTGTGCGGCATGCGGCACCGAACTTTTTAAAAGTGAATATAAATTTGATTCAGGAACCGGATGGCCCAGCTTTGATCGGGAAATTAAGGGAAATGTAGCCTTTAATGTAGACTACAAAATTGGTTTTAAACGTACCGAAGAACACTGCGCTACCTGTGGTGGTCATTTAGGCCACGTCTTTGACGATGGTCCTAATGAAACGACAGGCAAACGACATTGTGTAAACGGCGCCGCCCTTAAATTTATACCTGCCAAATAA